A region of Bacillus cabrialesii DNA encodes the following proteins:
- a CDS encoding endonuclease MutS2, which produces MQQKVLSALEFHKVKEQVIEHAASSLGKEMLLELKPSASIDEIKKQLDEVDEASAIIRLRGQAPFGGLADIRGALRRAEIGSILSPSEFTEISGLLYAVKQMKHFISQMAEDGVDIPLIHQHAEQLITLTDLERDINSCIDDHGEVLDHASETLRGIRTQLRTLESRIRDRLESMLRSSSASKMLSDTIVTIRNDRFVIPVKQEYRSSYGGIVHDTSSSGATLFIEPQAIVDMNNSLQQAKVKEKQEIERILRVLTEKTAEHTEELFQDLHILQTLDFIFAKARYAKALKATKPIMNDNGFVRLKKARHPLLPPDQVVANDIELGGDFSTIVITGPNTGGKTVTLKTLGLLTLMAQSGLHIPTDEGSEAAVFEHVFADIGDEQSIEQSLSTFSSHMVNIVGILEQVNENSLVLFDELGAGTDPQEGAALAMSILDDVHRTNARVLATTHYPELKAYGYNREGVMNASVEFDIETLSPTYKLLIGVPGRSNAFEISKRLGLPDHIIGQAKSEMTAEHNEVDTMIASLEQSKKRAEEELSETESIRKEAEKLHKELQQQIIELNSKKDKMLEEAEQQAAEKVKAATKEAEDIIHELRSIKEEHKSFKDHELINAKKRLEGAMPAFEKSKKPEKPKTQKRDLKPGDEVKVLTFGQKGTLLEKTGGNEWNVQIGILKMKVKEKDLEFMKSAPEPKKEKIITAVKGKDYHVSLELDLRGERYENALSRVEKYLDDAVLAGYPRVSIIHGKGTGALRKGVQDLLKNHRSVKSSRFGEAGEGGSGVTVVELK; this is translated from the coding sequence AGAGGCCAGGCGCCATTTGGCGGCCTTGCTGATATCAGAGGTGCGTTAAGACGGGCGGAAATCGGCAGCATTCTCAGTCCCTCAGAATTCACTGAAATCTCAGGCCTGCTTTATGCAGTTAAACAAATGAAACATTTTATCAGCCAAATGGCTGAAGACGGGGTGGACATTCCGCTGATCCATCAGCATGCTGAACAGCTTATCACTCTGACCGATTTAGAGCGGGACATTAATTCCTGCATCGATGATCACGGAGAAGTGCTTGATCATGCGTCGGAAACATTAAGAGGAATCCGCACACAGCTCAGAACACTCGAATCGAGAATCAGAGACCGGTTAGAGTCAATGCTGCGGTCCTCCTCGGCTTCAAAAATGCTATCTGATACGATCGTCACGATTCGGAATGACCGTTTTGTGATCCCGGTCAAACAAGAGTACAGATCAAGCTACGGAGGAATTGTGCATGACACTTCTTCCTCAGGCGCGACACTGTTCATTGAACCGCAGGCGATTGTAGATATGAACAATTCCCTTCAGCAGGCGAAAGTGAAAGAAAAACAAGAAATTGAACGGATTTTACGCGTGCTGACAGAGAAAACGGCTGAGCACACAGAGGAGCTATTTCAAGATTTGCACATACTGCAGACACTTGACTTTATTTTTGCAAAAGCAAGATATGCAAAAGCGCTCAAAGCGACAAAACCGATCATGAACGACAACGGCTTTGTTCGTTTGAAAAAAGCCCGCCACCCATTGCTTCCGCCTGATCAGGTGGTTGCCAATGACATCGAGCTTGGCGGCGATTTTTCAACCATTGTCATTACAGGGCCAAACACCGGGGGGAAAACAGTCACCCTTAAAACGTTAGGCCTGTTAACCTTGATGGCGCAATCCGGCCTCCATATTCCTACAGACGAAGGGTCAGAAGCAGCGGTATTTGAGCATGTGTTTGCTGATATCGGCGATGAACAGTCGATTGAGCAAAGCTTAAGTACGTTTTCATCCCATATGGTGAACATTGTCGGCATTTTAGAACAGGTCAATGAAAACAGCCTTGTGCTCTTCGATGAGCTGGGCGCAGGGACAGACCCGCAGGAAGGGGCGGCCCTCGCCATGAGCATTTTGGATGACGTGCATCGCACCAATGCTAGAGTGTTAGCCACGACGCATTACCCGGAATTGAAGGCGTACGGCTATAACAGAGAAGGCGTCATGAATGCCAGCGTCGAATTTGACATTGAAACGCTGTCGCCGACCTATAAACTTTTAATTGGTGTTCCGGGGCGAAGCAACGCCTTCGAGATTTCAAAACGCCTTGGGCTCCCTGACCATATCATCGGGCAGGCGAAGTCAGAAATGACGGCCGAGCACAACGAAGTCGATACGATGATTGCGTCGCTGGAACAAAGCAAAAAACGCGCGGAAGAAGAGCTTTCTGAGACAGAATCAATCAGAAAAGAAGCAGAAAAGCTGCATAAAGAGCTGCAGCAGCAAATCATCGAACTCAACAGCAAAAAAGACAAAATGCTCGAGGAAGCTGAACAGCAAGCGGCTGAAAAAGTAAAAGCGGCAACGAAAGAAGCCGAAGACATCATTCATGAATTGCGTTCAATAAAAGAAGAACACAAATCCTTCAAGGATCACGAGCTGATCAACGCGAAGAAACGGTTAGAAGGCGCAATGCCGGCTTTTGAAAAATCCAAGAAACCGGAAAAACCAAAAACGCAAAAACGCGATTTGAAGCCAGGTGATGAGGTGAAAGTCCTCACCTTCGGGCAAAAAGGAACACTGCTCGAAAAAACCGGCGGCAATGAATGGAATGTTCAAATCGGCATTTTAAAAATGAAAGTAAAAGAAAAAGACCTGGAGTTTATGAAATCAGCTCCGGAACCAAAAAAAGAAAAAATCATCACGGCGGTTAAAGGAAAGGACTACCATGTATCGCTTGAGCTCGATCTTCGCGGCGAACGCTATGAAAATGCTCTCAGTCGTGTTGAAAAATACTTGGATGATGCGGTGTTAGCCGGGTATCCAAGAGTGTCAATCATCCACGGAAAAGGAACCGGCGCTCTAAGAAAAGGCGTGCAGGATCTTCTGAAAAACCACCGCAGCGTCAAAAGCTCCCGTTTCGGTGAAGCAGGTGAGGGAGGATCAGGCGTTACGGTTGTTGAACTAAAATAA